From the genome of Paraburkholderia aromaticivorans, one region includes:
- a CDS encoding DegQ family serine endoprotease encodes MNAKTLSRSAVAVAVAVALSAGYVAGHRDVPAPQVITPAQAAMMPAEAAAKTGIPDFSGLVETYGPAVVNISAKHVVKQAALRGNPGNGGGNQLPIDPSDPFYQFYKHFFGGAPGMQGGDGGDAPDQPSASLGSGFIVSNDGYILTNAHVVDGANVVTVKLTDKREFRAKVVGADKQSDVAVLKIDASNLPTVKIGDPRQSKVGQWVVAIGSPYGFDNTVTSGIISAKSRSLPNENYTPFIQTDVPVNPGNSGGPLFNLQGEVIGINSMIYSQTGGFQGLSFAIPINEAIKVKDDIVKTGHVSRGRLGVAVQGMNQTLADSFGMQKPQGALVSSVDPGGPAAKGGLEPGDVILSVNGEPVSDSSDLPSQVAGLAPGSSATVQVWRDKATKDLKVTIGSLSDAKVASDKADQPTQLQGRLGVAVRPLTPEEKSGASVSHGLLVQQSGGAAESAGIQPGDVILAVNGRPISSVEQLKQMIAGAGNSIALLIQRDNAQIFVPVDLG; translated from the coding sequence ATGAACGCGAAAACCTTGTCCCGCAGCGCTGTTGCAGTGGCTGTCGCCGTAGCGCTCTCCGCCGGCTATGTGGCGGGGCATCGCGACGTGCCCGCGCCGCAGGTGATCACGCCGGCGCAAGCCGCGATGATGCCCGCCGAAGCCGCCGCCAAAACCGGCATTCCCGACTTCTCCGGCCTCGTCGAGACCTATGGTCCGGCCGTCGTCAACATCAGCGCGAAGCACGTCGTGAAGCAGGCGGCGCTGCGCGGCAATCCCGGCAATGGCGGCGGCAACCAGTTGCCGATCGATCCGAGCGATCCGTTCTACCAGTTCTACAAGCACTTCTTCGGCGGCGCGCCGGGCATGCAGGGCGGCGACGGCGGCGATGCGCCCGATCAGCCGAGCGCGAGCCTCGGCTCGGGATTCATCGTTAGCAATGATGGCTACATCCTGACCAACGCCCATGTGGTGGATGGCGCGAACGTCGTCACGGTGAAGCTGACCGACAAGCGCGAATTCCGCGCGAAGGTGGTCGGCGCCGACAAGCAGTCCGACGTCGCGGTGCTGAAGATCGACGCAAGCAATCTGCCGACCGTGAAGATCGGCGACCCGCGCCAGAGCAAGGTCGGCCAGTGGGTGGTCGCGATCGGCTCGCCGTATGGATTCGACAATACGGTGACCTCGGGCATCATCAGCGCCAAGTCGCGCTCGCTGCCTAACGAAAACTACACGCCGTTCATTCAGACCGACGTGCCGGTGAACCCCGGCAACTCGGGCGGCCCGCTCTTTAATCTGCAAGGCGAAGTGATCGGTATCAACTCGATGATCTATTCGCAGACGGGCGGCTTCCAGGGCCTTTCGTTCGCTATCCCGATCAATGAGGCGATCAAGGTCAAGGACGACATCGTCAAGACCGGCCACGTGAGCCGCGGCCGTCTCGGCGTGGCGGTGCAGGGCATGAACCAGACGCTTGCCGATTCGTTCGGCATGCAGAAGCCGCAAGGCGCGCTGGTCAGCTCGGTCGATCCGGGCGGTCCGGCGGCCAAGGGCGGTTTGGAGCCGGGCGACGTGATTCTGTCGGTGAACGGCGAACCGGTCAGCGACTCGTCCGATCTGCCGTCGCAGGTCGCGGGTCTGGCGCCGGGCAGCTCGGCGACGGTGCAGGTGTGGCGCGACAAGGCCACCAAGGACCTGAAGGTGACCATCGGCTCGCTGTCGGATGCGAAGGTGGCCTCGGACAAGGCCGATCAGCCGACCCAGCTGCAAGGCCGCCTCGGCGTGGCGGTTCGGCCGCTGACGCCGGAAGAGAAAAGCGGTGCGTCGGTCTCTCACGGTCTGCTGGTGCAGCAGTCGGGCGGCGCGGCGGAAAGCGCCGGCATCCAGCCAGGCGACGTGATTCTGGCCGTCAACGGCCGGCCCATCTCGAGTGTGGAGCAGTTGAAGCAGATGATCGCCGGTGCCGGCAACAGCATCGCCTTGCTGATTCAGCGCGACAACGCGCAGATCTTCGTGCCGGTGGATCTCGGCTGA
- a CDS encoding DUF427 domain-containing protein, with protein sequence MSDALTPHQSPGASAGGHTIVITGNNHRVRVIHGGVTMADTQAGLTLAETGLPDVFYFPRSDVNMARLERSAHTSHCPFKGEASYFHLRTEDGLIENAVWSYETPLESAVQIKGYLAFYASRVDRIDQTS encoded by the coding sequence ATGAGCGATGCCTTGACACCTCACCAAAGCCCCGGCGCGAGTGCGGGCGGACACACCATCGTAATCACCGGGAACAATCACCGGGTGCGGGTGATACACGGCGGGGTGACCATGGCCGATACGCAGGCGGGACTGACACTGGCGGAAACCGGTTTGCCGGACGTGTTCTATTTTCCCCGTTCGGATGTGAACATGGCCCGCCTCGAACGCTCGGCGCACACGTCGCATTGTCCGTTCAAAGGCGAGGCGTCGTACTTCCATCTGCGCACCGAAGACGGCTTGATCGAGAACGCTGTGTGGAGTTATGAAACGCCGCTCGAGTCGGCGGTCCAGATCAAAGGGTATCTCGCGTTTTACGCATCGCGCGTCGACCGCATCGATCAGACGTCCTGA
- a CDS encoding CoxG family protein, with translation MELNDALRIPLAPSDVWEALQDLALLRASLDNCESFTRLAHGEYELIMTVPLGPLRARYEARAHVAGQDSGPADAQRRTINFKARAEGIGALRGQIEVRLRADEVGHGADKARATRIDYTIWATSSGPLAELPTRQLENALRQLADDFFTEFDAVVRAKHGQGPNRARGSAVRRQHVFLRPITLSGMTRRVRPDHGHALPGRAASASHGSSQGVSHHEPSPHAVPNWAWAAMIFLVALLLYVARWISEH, from the coding sequence ATGGAACTGAACGACGCGTTACGGATTCCGCTTGCGCCGTCCGACGTCTGGGAGGCGTTGCAAGACCTCGCGCTATTACGCGCCAGCCTCGATAACTGTGAGTCGTTCACGCGCCTCGCGCATGGTGAATACGAGCTGATCATGACCGTGCCGCTCGGCCCGCTGCGCGCGCGTTATGAAGCACGCGCCCACGTGGCCGGGCAGGATTCCGGGCCGGCGGACGCGCAGCGCCGCACCATCAACTTCAAGGCCCGCGCCGAAGGCATTGGCGCATTGCGCGGCCAGATCGAAGTGCGTTTGCGCGCGGACGAAGTCGGGCACGGCGCCGACAAGGCGCGCGCCACGCGGATCGACTACACCATCTGGGCGACCTCGTCCGGCCCGCTCGCCGAACTGCCTACCCGTCAACTCGAAAACGCGCTGCGGCAACTGGCCGACGACTTCTTCACCGAGTTCGACGCCGTCGTGCGCGCCAAGCATGGACAAGGTCCGAACCGCGCGCGGGGGTCGGCGGTGCGGCGCCAGCATGTGTTTTTGCGGCCGATCACGCTCAGCGGCATGACGCGGCGCGTGCGCCCGGATCATGGCCATGCGTTGCCCGGGCGTGCGGCAAGCGCCTCGCACGGAAGCTCGCAGGGGGTCTCGCATCACGAGCCCAGTCCGCATGCCGTCCCGAACTGGGCCTGGGCGGCGATGATTTTTCTGGTGGCGCTGCTGTTGTATGTGGCGCGCTGGATCAGCGAGCATTGA
- a CDS encoding helix-turn-helix domain-containing protein → MATPVSAVATHGEAPRHVVAVVAFDRISPFHLSVPCVVFGEDRSGGGVPEFDFRVCAAETGALTTTAGFSIGVTHGLEALADADTIIVPSWRDPAETPPAALLDALRAAHARGVQLVGLCLGAFVLAAAGILDDRPASTHWAWADDFARRYPRVRLDPDVLYVDDGNVLTSAGTAAGLDCCLHVMRKMCGARVANHVARRLVVPPHRQGGQAQYVQQPMPPNVRGDRLSGLLDWVSGNLTLPHTLDTLAGRALMSRRTFTRRFRLATGTTVGAWLLAQRLARAQQLLESTDESVEAIAAIAGFGSTASLRQHFAQAFRTSPSAWRREFRGV, encoded by the coding sequence ATGGCCACGCCCGTTTCCGCTGTCGCGACACACGGCGAAGCGCCCCGCCACGTCGTCGCGGTGGTCGCGTTCGATCGCATCAGTCCGTTCCATCTCTCGGTGCCGTGCGTGGTGTTCGGCGAGGACCGCAGCGGCGGTGGCGTGCCGGAATTCGATTTTCGCGTCTGCGCCGCCGAGACGGGCGCGCTGACCACCACGGCCGGCTTTTCGATCGGCGTCACGCATGGACTCGAAGCGCTCGCCGACGCCGATACGATCATCGTGCCGAGCTGGCGCGACCCGGCCGAAACGCCGCCAGCCGCGCTGCTCGACGCATTGCGCGCCGCCCATGCGCGCGGCGTGCAACTGGTCGGGCTTTGTCTCGGCGCATTCGTGCTGGCGGCCGCCGGCATTCTCGACGACCGGCCAGCCTCGACGCACTGGGCGTGGGCCGACGACTTCGCGCGCCGCTACCCGCGCGTGCGCCTCGATCCCGATGTGCTCTATGTCGACGACGGCAACGTGCTGACCTCGGCCGGCACCGCCGCCGGCCTCGACTGCTGTTTGCATGTGATGCGCAAGATGTGCGGCGCGCGGGTGGCCAATCATGTGGCGCGCAGGCTGGTGGTGCCGCCGCATCGGCAAGGCGGCCAGGCGCAATACGTTCAGCAGCCGATGCCGCCGAATGTGCGCGGTGACAGGCTGTCAGGCCTGCTCGACTGGGTGAGTGGCAATCTGACGTTGCCGCACACGCTCGACACGCTCGCCGGGCGCGCGTTGATGAGCCGCCGCACTTTCACGCGACGCTTCCGCCTTGCCACCGGCACGACTGTGGGCGCGTGGCTGCTGGCACAGCGGCTCGCACGCGCGCAGCAACTGCTGGAGAGCACCGACGAGTCGGTGGAAGCGATCGCGGCGATCGCGGGCTTCGGCTCGACCGCTTCGTTACGGCAACATTTCGCGCAGGCGTTCCGCACGTCGCCGTCCGCATGGCGAAGAGAGTTTCGCGGCGTGTAA
- a CDS encoding cysteine hydrolase family protein produces MTTPRRALIVIDVQNEYVSGDLPIEYPDVQSSLANIGRAMDAARAAGVPVVVVQNLAPASSPLFARGGSGAQLHPAVAERARDHYVEKSLPSAFTGTDLADWLAARQIDTLTVTGYMTHNCDASTINHAVHAGLAVEFLHDATGSVPYENSAGFASAQDIHRVFSVVLQSRFAAVASTDEWIAAVRGGAPLERGNIYASNQKARATRAAA; encoded by the coding sequence ATGACCACACCGCGCCGTGCGCTGATCGTCATCGACGTGCAGAACGAATACGTGAGCGGCGATCTGCCGATCGAATACCCGGACGTGCAGAGCTCGCTCGCCAACATCGGCCGCGCGATGGATGCGGCCCGAGCGGCCGGCGTGCCGGTGGTGGTCGTGCAGAACCTGGCGCCGGCCAGCTCGCCGTTGTTCGCGCGCGGCGGCAGCGGGGCGCAGTTGCATCCGGCCGTGGCCGAGCGGGCTCGCGACCATTACGTGGAGAAGTCCCTGCCGAGCGCCTTCACCGGCACCGATCTAGCGGACTGGCTCGCCGCGCGTCAAATCGACACGCTGACAGTGACCGGCTACATGACGCACAATTGCGACGCGTCGACCATCAACCACGCGGTTCACGCCGGGCTCGCCGTCGAATTTCTGCATGACGCGACGGGCTCGGTGCCGTACGAGAACAGCGCGGGTTTCGCCAGCGCGCAGGACATTCACCGGGTCTTCAGCGTGGTGCTGCAGTCGCGCTTCGCGGCGGTGGCGAGCACGGACGAGTGGATCGCGGCAGTGCGGGGCGGGGCGCCGCTGGAGCGCGGCAATATCTACGCGTCGAATCAGAAGGCGCGAGCCACGCGGGCGGCGGCCTAG
- a CDS encoding TetR family transcriptional regulator, producing the protein MVRRTKEEALETRNSILDAAERVFFEKGVSRTSLADIAHAAGVTRGAIYWHFAHKSDLFTEMFDRVLLPLDELKAASQDPNEPDPLGRLMEICKVCLRDTANDPRRRRVFDILFLKCELVEEMGPVMVRYQTNMREGLAKIEGGLRNAISKGQMPADLDTKLAAAMVHAFVSGSLRDMLFLPDATDFGAHAVQMVEGMFDALKLSPALRNGHARRTAGG; encoded by the coding sequence ATGGTCCGAAGAACCAAAGAAGAGGCGCTGGAGACGCGCAATAGCATTCTCGACGCGGCCGAGCGCGTTTTTTTCGAGAAGGGCGTGTCGCGCACATCGCTCGCTGACATCGCGCACGCCGCCGGCGTCACGCGCGGCGCAATTTATTGGCATTTCGCGCACAAGAGCGATCTGTTTACCGAGATGTTCGACCGCGTGCTGCTGCCGCTGGACGAACTCAAGGCCGCCTCACAAGATCCCAACGAGCCCGATCCGCTTGGGCGTCTGATGGAAATCTGCAAGGTTTGCCTGCGCGACACCGCTAACGATCCGCGCCGCCGGCGCGTGTTCGACATCCTGTTTCTGAAATGCGAGCTGGTCGAGGAAATGGGCCCGGTGATGGTCCGCTATCAGACCAACATGCGCGAAGGGCTCGCGAAAATCGAAGGCGGTCTGCGCAACGCCATTTCCAAAGGACAAATGCCCGCCGATCTGGATACGAAACTGGCGGCGGCCATGGTGCACGCGTTTGTCAGCGGTTCGCTGCGCGACATGCTGTTCCTGCCCGACGCCACGGATTTCGGCGCCCATGCGGTGCAGATGGTCGAAGGCATGTTCGACGCGCTGAAGCTGAGCCCGGCGTTGCGCAACGGGCACGCGCGCCGGACAGCCGGCGGTTAG
- a CDS encoding efflux RND transporter periplasmic adaptor subunit — protein MRVERVPFRLISAATAAVLLAACGPKQSAPPPQTPEVGVVTVQPTAVPVVTELPGRTSAFLVAQVRARVDGIVLRREFTEGSQVKAGQRLYKIDPAPYIATLNNAKATLAKAQANLVSTTAQANRYKVLVAANAVSKQDYDNAVASEGQAAADVAAGKAAVDTAQINLGYTDVVSPVSGQIGVSQVTPGAYVQASAATLMATVQTLDPVYVDLTQSSLDGLKLRREMQEGRLKTSGPDAAKVSLILEDGRTYSEKGKLQFTDVTVDQGTGSVTVRAIFKNTDKVLLPGMFVRARIEEGVNDNALVVPQVGVTHDQKGQPTALVVGNDNKVALRQLTTSGTYGSNWVVESGLNPGDRVIVQGTDKARPGMQVKTVAAQLPATPASGAPAQGAPAASGAAQTAQPASAASGA, from the coding sequence ATGCGCGTCGAACGGGTTCCATTCCGCTTAATCAGTGCCGCGACGGCTGCCGTATTGCTGGCAGCGTGCGGACCAAAACAATCTGCGCCGCCGCCACAAACGCCCGAAGTCGGCGTCGTCACCGTTCAACCGACGGCCGTGCCCGTCGTCACCGAATTGCCCGGCCGCACCAGCGCCTTCCTCGTCGCGCAAGTGCGCGCACGGGTCGACGGCATCGTGCTGCGCCGCGAATTCACGGAAGGCAGCCAGGTTAAAGCGGGGCAGCGTCTGTACAAGATCGATCCGGCGCCGTACATCGCCACGCTGAATAACGCCAAGGCGACGCTCGCGAAGGCGCAGGCCAACCTCGTGTCGACCACGGCGCAGGCCAACCGCTACAAGGTGCTGGTTGCCGCCAACGCGGTCAGCAAGCAGGACTACGACAACGCGGTCGCCTCGGAAGGCCAGGCCGCGGCTGACGTCGCCGCGGGCAAGGCGGCGGTCGACACGGCGCAGATCAACCTGGGCTACACGGACGTGGTCTCGCCGGTGAGCGGCCAGATCGGCGTGTCGCAAGTCACGCCGGGCGCCTACGTGCAAGCGAGTGCCGCTACGCTGATGGCCACCGTGCAGACACTCGACCCGGTCTACGTGGACCTGACGCAATCGAGCCTCGACGGCCTGAAGCTGCGCCGCGAAATGCAGGAAGGGCGCCTGAAGACTTCGGGTCCGGACGCCGCCAAGGTGTCGCTGATTCTCGAAGACGGCCGCACCTATTCGGAAAAGGGCAAGCTGCAGTTCACCGACGTGACGGTCGACCAGGGCACCGGCTCGGTCACGGTGCGCGCGATCTTCAAGAACACCGACAAGGTGCTGCTGCCGGGCATGTTCGTGCGCGCGCGCATTGAAGAAGGTGTCAACGACAACGCGCTCGTCGTGCCGCAAGTCGGCGTGACGCACGACCAGAAGGGTCAGCCGACCGCGCTGGTCGTCGGTAACGACAACAAGGTGGCGTTGCGACAGCTGACTACGTCGGGCACGTACGGTTCGAACTGGGTGGTCGAAAGCGGCCTGAATCCGGGCGACCGCGTGATCGTGCAGGGCACCGACAAGGCGCGCCCGGGCATGCAGGTCAAGACCGTTGCCGCGCAACTTCCCGCCACACCCGCTTCCGGCGCCCCCGCTCAGGGCGCGCCGGCCGCCAGCGGTGCAGCGCAGACGGCACAACCTGCCTCCGCCGCATCGGGCGCGTAA
- a CDS encoding efflux RND transporter permease subunit: protein MAKFFIDRPIFAWVIAIILMLAGIASVFTLPIAQYPTIAPPAVQISATYPGASAKTVENTVTQVIEQQMSGLDHLLYLSSTSDDSGTATITLTFAAGTNPDIAQVQVQNKLQLATPLLPQAVQQLGTKVTKSSSSFLLVLAFVSQDGSMNKYDLANYVASNIQDPLSRIDGVGTVTLFGSQYAMRIWLDANKLTNFGLTPVDVETALTAQNVQVAGGSLGGTPSVPGQVLQATITEATLLNTPEQFGNVLLKVNTDGSQVRIKDVARIELGGENYNFDTKYNGQPTAGFGIQLATGANALATAKAVRAKVDELSKYFPHGLVVQYPYDTTPFVRLSIEEVVKTLLEGIVLVFLVMYLFLQNLRATLIPTIAVPVVLLGTFAIMGLVGFSINTLSMFGLVLAIGLLVDDAIVVVENVERVMQEEGLSPREATRKAMDQITGALVGVALVLSAVFVPVAFSGGSVGAIYRQFSLTIVAAMVLSVLVALILTPALCATILKPIEKGHQEKTTGFFGWFNRTFNRSRDKYHSGVHHVIKRSGRWLIIYMVVIFAVGLLFVKLPKSFLPDEDQGTMFVLVQTPSGSTQETTARALKDVSDYLLNTEKGIVESTFTVNGFSFAGRGQNAGLVFVRMKDYAVRQHSDQKVQALVGRLFMHFGGYKNALVYPVNPPSIPELGTAAGFDFELQDRAGVGHEKLMEARNMLLGMAAKDPTLAQVRPNGLNDTPQFKVNIDHEKASALGVSLSAIDQTFSIAWASQYVNNFLDTDGRIKKVYLQGDAPFRMKPEDLNVWYVRNGAGSMVPFSSFASGTWTYGSPKLERYNGISAVEIQGAAAPGKSTGQAMTAMEALVAKLPAGVGYEWTGLSLQERQSGSQAPILYGISILVVFLCLAALYESWSIPFSVIMVVPLGVIGALLAATLRGLENDVFFQVGLLTTVGLSAKNAILIVEFARELQQGEGMGPIEAALEAARLRLRPILMTSLAFILGVMPLAISNGAGSASQHAIGTGVIGGMLTATFLAIFMIPMFFVVIRAKFGGEKEDPDEALAHYNQHHPHDGQGGGSTGGSTDQGSGKDGH, encoded by the coding sequence ATGGCAAAGTTCTTCATTGATCGCCCGATTTTTGCATGGGTGATCGCCATCATTCTGATGCTCGCGGGTATCGCGTCGGTCTTTACGCTGCCGATCGCGCAATATCCGACCATTGCGCCGCCGGCCGTGCAGATCAGCGCGACCTACCCGGGCGCATCGGCGAAGACGGTGGAAAATACCGTCACGCAGGTGATCGAGCAGCAGATGAGTGGTCTCGACCACTTGCTCTACCTGTCGTCCACATCGGACGACTCGGGCACGGCAACCATCACGCTGACGTTCGCGGCCGGCACCAATCCTGACATCGCGCAGGTGCAGGTGCAGAACAAGCTGCAGCTCGCCACGCCGCTCCTGCCGCAGGCCGTGCAGCAGTTGGGCACCAAGGTCACGAAGTCGAGCAGCAGCTTCTTGCTGGTGCTGGCGTTCGTGTCCCAGGACGGCAGCATGAACAAGTACGACCTGGCGAACTACGTCGCGTCGAACATCCAGGATCCGCTCAGCCGTATCGACGGCGTGGGCACGGTGACGCTGTTCGGCTCGCAGTACGCCATGCGGATCTGGCTGGACGCGAACAAGCTCACCAATTTCGGCCTCACGCCGGTGGATGTGGAAACCGCGTTGACGGCGCAGAACGTGCAGGTCGCGGGCGGTTCGCTCGGCGGCACGCCGTCGGTGCCGGGCCAGGTGCTGCAGGCCACCATCACGGAAGCCACGCTGCTGAATACGCCTGAACAGTTCGGCAACGTGCTGCTGAAGGTGAACACGGACGGTTCGCAAGTCCGCATCAAGGACGTCGCGCGTATCGAGCTGGGTGGCGAAAACTACAACTTCGACACCAAGTATAACGGCCAGCCGACCGCAGGCTTCGGTATTCAGCTCGCGACCGGTGCGAACGCGCTGGCTACCGCCAAGGCGGTGCGCGCGAAGGTCGACGAACTGTCGAAGTACTTCCCGCATGGTCTGGTCGTGCAGTATCCGTACGACACCACGCCGTTCGTGCGCCTGTCGATCGAAGAAGTGGTCAAGACGCTGCTCGAAGGTATCGTGCTGGTGTTCCTGGTCATGTACCTGTTCCTGCAGAACCTGCGCGCCACGCTGATCCCGACGATCGCCGTGCCGGTGGTGCTGCTGGGCACGTTCGCGATCATGGGGCTGGTGGGTTTCTCGATCAACACGCTGTCCATGTTCGGGCTCGTGCTGGCGATCGGCTTGCTGGTGGACGATGCGATCGTGGTGGTGGAAAACGTCGAGCGGGTGATGCAGGAGGAGGGGTTATCGCCTCGTGAAGCCACCCGCAAGGCGATGGATCAGATTACCGGCGCGCTGGTCGGCGTGGCGCTCGTGCTGTCGGCGGTGTTCGTGCCGGTGGCGTTCTCGGGCGGTTCGGTCGGCGCGATCTACCGGCAGTTCTCGCTGACGATCGTGGCGGCGATGGTGTTGTCCGTGCTGGTCGCGTTGATTCTGACGCCGGCGTTGTGCGCGACGATCCTCAAGCCGATCGAAAAGGGTCATCAGGAAAAAACCACCGGCTTCTTCGGCTGGTTCAACCGCACCTTCAACAGGAGCCGCGACAAGTATCACTCGGGCGTGCACCACGTGATCAAGCGCTCGGGCCGCTGGCTGATCATCTATATGGTGGTGATCTTCGCGGTCGGCCTGCTGTTCGTAAAGTTGCCGAAGTCGTTCCTGCCTGACGAAGACCAGGGCACGATGTTCGTGCTGGTGCAAACGCCGTCGGGCTCGACGCAGGAAACCACGGCGCGCGCGCTGAAGGACGTGTCCGACTACCTGCTCAATACCGAGAAGGGCATCGTCGAATCGACCTTCACGGTGAACGGCTTCAGCTTCGCCGGTCGCGGCCAGAACGCAGGTCTCGTGTTCGTGCGGATGAAGGACTACGCGGTACGTCAGCACTCGGACCAGAAGGTGCAGGCGCTGGTGGGCCGTCTCTTCATGCACTTCGGCGGTTACAAGAACGCGCTGGTGTATCCGGTGAATCCGCCGTCGATTCCCGAACTCGGCACGGCCGCGGGCTTCGACTTCGAATTGCAGGATCGCGCGGGCGTCGGTCACGAGAAGCTGATGGAAGCACGCAACATGCTGCTGGGCATGGCGGCGAAAGATCCGACGCTGGCTCAGGTGCGTCCGAACGGCCTGAACGACACGCCGCAGTTCAAGGTGAACATCGACCACGAGAAGGCTTCGGCGCTCGGCGTGTCGCTCTCCGCGATCGACCAGACGTTCTCGATCGCGTGGGCCTCGCAGTACGTGAACAACTTCCTCGATACGGACGGCCGGATCAAGAAGGTGTATCTGCAAGGCGATGCGCCGTTCCGTATGAAACCGGAAGACCTGAACGTGTGGTACGTGCGTAATGGCGCAGGCAGCATGGTGCCGTTCTCGTCGTTCGCCAGCGGCACGTGGACCTACGGCTCGCCGAAGCTGGAGCGCTACAACGGTATTTCCGCGGTGGAAATCCAGGGCGCGGCGGCACCGGGCAAGTCGACCGGTCAGGCCATGACGGCCATGGAAGCGCTCGTGGCGAAGCTGCCGGCGGGTGTCGGCTACGAGTGGACGGGTCTGTCGCTGCAGGAACGTCAGTCGGGTTCGCAGGCGCCGATCCTGTACGGCATCTCGATCCTCGTCGTGTTCCTGTGTCTCGCGGCGCTGTATGAAAGCTGGTCGATCCCGTTCTCGGTGATCATGGTGGTGCCGCTCGGCGTGATCGGCGCACTGCTGGCCGCGACGCTGCGCGGGCTCGAGAACGACGTGTTCTTCCAGGTGGGTCTGTTGACCACGGTGGGCCTGTCGGCGAAGAACGCGATTCTGATCGTGGAATTCGCCCGCGAGTTGCAGCAGGGTGAAGGCATGGGGCCGATCGAGGCCGCGCTGGAAGCAGCGCGTCTGCGGTTGCGTCCGATTCTGATGACCTCGCTCGCGTTCATTCTCGGCGTGATGCCGCTCGCCATCAGTAACGGCGCGGGTTCGGCCAGCCAGCACGCGATCGGTACCGGCGTGATCGGCGGGATGTTGACGGCGACCTTCCTCGCGATTTTCATGATCCCGATGTTCTTCGTCGTGATCCGTGCGAAGTTCGGCGGTGAGAAGGAAGACCCGGATGAGGCGCTCGCACACTACAACCAGCACCATCCGCATGACGGCCAGGGCGGCGGTTCAACTGGCGGGTCGACGGATCAAGGCTCGGGCAAGGACGGACATTGA